The following nucleotide sequence is from Burkholderia gladioli.
AGCGCAAGCCTACCCGAAGCGCGGCGACGATCAAAAATCCTCGCTTCATGAACAGGAACGCCCGGCCGATCGGCCGGGCGGCGCGGGCCCTGAGGATGACCGGGCCCGCGCACGCGAGGCGGGGAGCGCCGCGCTGCCGGCTTAGAAGCGATGCAGCATGCCGATCCGCACCACCGTCTGGTTCACGCCCGAGGAGGCGCCGGCCGAGGCGTCGATGATCTGCGCATCGTCGAAGCTGGTGCCGGTATGCGCGCTCACCGCGTGCTGGTAGGCGCCCTGCACGTAGAGCGAGGTGCGCTTGCTGAGGTCGTAGTCGAGCATCAGCGCGAGCTGGTGGTACTTCGGCGTGAAGTCGCCGTCCTGCGCGTGCAGGTGGGCGATCGTGAAGGTGTACGACGCGCCGAGCCAGAACGCCGAATTGAAGTAGTACTGCGAATTGACTTCGATGTTGTCGAACTTCCAGGCGTTCCAGGCCGCGCCGTTCGGCAGCGCGCTGTTGCTGAGCCAGACGTTGCTGGTCGGGTTGTAGACGTCGACGTGCGAATACGAGGCCGCCACCAGCACCTTGGTGAAGCGATAGGACACGGCCGCGCCGATGTTCTGTTCCGAGGAGCCGTTGAACAGGTCGCCCGAGCTGACCGCGCCGGTGCTCGTCGAACCCTGGTTGTTCATGCGCAGATAGGAGGCCGCCGCCGTCAGGCCGCCGTTCTGGTAGTTGAGCGTCGCGCCCCACAGCCGGTTGTTCGAGAAGCCGGTGGTGTTGCTGAAGCCGTACATGGCCTCGAAGGTCAGCCCGTTCCAGGTCGGGCTCACGTACTTGACCGAGTTGTTGACGCGGAAATCCCAGTCTTCGTTGTTGTTGTCGAAGGGCACCGTGGCCACGTCGCCGGCCCAGTTGCCGGCGGCCGTCAGCGAGGTATAGCCGAGCGGGTCGATGGTGATGTCGTACTGGCGGCCCAGCGTGAGCGTGCCGTAGTGGTCCGACGACAGGCCCACGTAAGCCTGGCGGCCGAATTCGCTGCCGTCCTGGCCGAGCTTGCCGGTGTTCACGTTGAAGCCGTTCTCGAGCAGGAACACCGCGTGGTTGCCGCCGCCCAGGTCCTCGTTGCCCTTCAGGCCCCAGCGGCTGCCGCCGGTGTCGCCGCTGGCGAGCTGGTAGGCCGAGTGGCCGCCGGCGTTGCTGGTGAAGTTGAGGCCTTCGTCGATCAGGCCGTACAGCGTCACGCTCGATTGGGCGTGGGCCGTCACGGCGAACAGCGTGGTGACGGCGGCCGCGATGCTGAGGGCGGTGTGCCGGAGCGTAGTGGTTGTCATGAGCTTCCCCTTCCTGATTGGTGGTCGTATCCGGGCTGTCTTGCGACGGATGACGGAGTGTAGGTAGAGGGAAAAACGGGTCGGGCGGGAACCCTGAAACTCAGACTTGCGTTGCCCGCAAGAGCGCGCCGGAGGCCTGACGGTGAAGGGATTTCATGAAATCGATGCGGGCGCGGCCGGGATGTTTCGTTGTATTTACGTTTTCGAACCCTTGACGGCCAATTGTTTCCTGCTCGTTGACGCCCGGAGATGCGATGTGATGCGCAAATGATGCCGCGCGCCGGCGCCGCGACGGGCGCCGGCCGGGCTGGCCCGGCGGATCAGCGGATCAACTGGCGCAGGCCGAGCGCGACGATCACGCCGCCGCAGATGCGATCGGCCCAGGCCTTGCCGCGCCGGTAGGCGCTGGCCACTTCCGGGTGCGAGAGCACCACGGCGACGAAGCCGTACCACGAGGAGGCGACCACCAGCACCATCGACAGCATCGCGCCGAAGGTCGGCCAGGTGACGTGGGCGGGCGTGGCCGAGGCGAACACGGCGGCGAAGAAGGCGATCGACTTGGGGTTCGCGATATTGGTGGCGACGCCCTGCACGAAGGCGCGGCGATGATCGACCGGGCCGGCCGCCTCGGCGGCGGCGGGGGCCGGCGAGGGCGCCGCCTTCGCGTTCAGCACCAGCCGCGAGCCGAACCAGATCAGGTAGCCGGCGCCGAGCAGCTTGACGGCGATCGCGATCCACGGGAAGGCGGTGAACACGATGCCGACGCCGAGGATCGCGCAGCTCGCCCAGAACAGGTTGACCGAGACGATGCCGCCCACCATCGCGAGCGCGGCCGCGCGCGTCGAGGAGGCCGCCTTGTGGGCGACCGCGACGAAGTTCGGGCCGGGGATCACCACCCCGACCACGTAGACGGACAGCACCGTCAGCACCGCATGCCAGTCGATCAGCATCTTTCCAGGCTCCCAGCCATCGAGTCGAAGCAACGGCGCGGCGCTCAGGCGGCGGCGCCGGGCCAGTCGTGCAGCGTGTACGGCAGCGCGCGCTTGTGGCGCGTCGCATCGTAGAAGCGCAGCACGGTCTCGTAGACGTGGTCGTCCACCGGCTTGCCTTCCAGGAAATCGTCGATCTGGTCGTAGGTCACGCCGTAGGCGGTCTCGTCCGGCAGCAGCGGGCGCAGTGCCTCGAGGTCGGCGGTCGGCACCTTCATCACCAGCGCGTCGGCGCCGCCCAGGTGGCGCGCCACCGCGCGCACGCGGCGCTTGGTCAGGCCGGCCAGCGGCAGGATGTCCGCGCCGCCGTCGCCGAACTTGGTGAAGAAGCCCATCACCGATTCGGCCGCGTGATCGGTGCCGATCACGATGCCGCGCCGCGCGCCGGCCACCGCGTACTGCGCGATCATGCGCTCGCGCGCCTTGATGTTGCCGTGCACGAAGTCCTGTTGCGCCTCGTCGCGGAACACCAGGCCGCTGGCGGCGGTGGCGGCCAGCATGCCGTCGGCGGCCGGCCGGACGTCGACCGTCAGGTTCTCGTCGGCGGCCACGAAGGCCAGCGCGCGCTGGGCGTCTTCCTCGTCGCGCTGCACGCCGTAGGGCAGGCGCATCGCGATGAAGCGCGCGTCGTAGCCGCTCGCGCGCAGGCGCTCGACGGCCAGTTGGGCGAGACGGCCGGCCGTCGACGAGTCGACGCCGCCGCTGATCCCGAGCACGTAGGTGGACAGGCCGGTCGAGCGCAGGTAGTCGGCCAGGAAGCCGATGCGGCGCTCGGCCTCCTCGGCGGCGTCGAAGCTAGGCGCCACCAGCAGTTCGGCGGCAATCGCGCGCTGCCGCGCGGCGTAATCGGGACGGGTCATCACGGTGTAGCTCTCCGGAACGGGGATCGGTCAGACGCGCATCATAAGCGCAATCGCGCGAGGCCGGCGCGATCCCGGGGCTGGCGTTGGGGGCAAGCGGGCCACGGGGTGGCCCCGTTCAGCGCGACCAGCGCGCCAGCGCCACGCCCGCCAGCGCCACCGCGAAGCCGGCCAGTTGCAGCGCGCCGAGCGTCTCGCCGAACAGCCAGTAGCCCTGCAGGGCGGCCAGCGGCGGCGCCAGGAACATCAGCGAGGTGGCGCGCGCGGCGCCGCCGTGGCGCAGCAGCCAGACGAACAGCACGATCGCGCCGCCCGAGAGCATCGCGATGCCCCAGGCTAGGCCGAGCCAGAGCGTCGGCGCGGGCTGCCAGTGCGTTTCGCCGAGCGCCAGCGCGAAGGCGGCTGCGACCAGCGCCGCGCCGGCGTTCTGGAGCGCCACCGCGGTGCACAGGTCGGTCCGTGCCACGGCGCTCTTCTGGTATAGCGAGCCGGCCGTGATCGAGGCGATCGACAGCACGGCCACCAGCACTGTGAAGGCCGAGGCGCCTGCGGCGCCATGTGCGGTGGCCGTCGCGCCCGGCGCGGCCAGCTTCGGCGCCAGCACCAGCGCGACGCCCGCCACGCCGAGCGCCATCCCGGCCCAGCCGCGCGCGGGCAGGCGCTCGCCGAACAGCGGCACGGCCAGCACCGCGGTGGCGAGCGGTTGCAGCGCGCCCAGCAGGGCCATCACGCCGGCCGGCAGCCCTTGCGCCACGGCCCAGTAGCTGGCGCCGAGGTAGACACCCTGCAGCAGCGCGCCGGCCAGCAACTGGCGGCCCCATTCGCGCCGCGCCGGCCAGCGCGCCCGGCTGGCCAGCGCGATCATGGCGAACAGCAGCGCGGTGCCGCCGAAGCGGGCCAGCAGGTAGAGATTCGGGTCGGCGTAAGGGTGGATCGCGCGGGCGACGATGAAACCGGTCGACCAGAGCGCGACGAACGCGGCGGCGGCGAGCAAGGCGGACATGCGGGGAAAGCCGGGTGGGGCGCAGCGGAGGAAAGCGCGCAGTATCGGCGCGATGGCGCCGGGCGTCTTGTCAAAAACTGCAGCGAGGCAGAGGGATGCGAGGCGGGAATGAAGCGGGGGGGGATCGAGGCGGCGCCGCGGTGAACGCGGAGCGCTCGCGCGCGGGCGCGGCGGTGGTTTGCGCCTTACCCGCGCCATGACGGCGCGGTTCGCCTCCCGGCTCGCTCAGCCGAGCGCGAAGACCTGGTCGCCCTCGGCCGGCGCCAGGCCCAGGCGGCCGGCCAGTTGCGCGTGCAGGCGTCGCGCTTCCTCCAGCGTCAGGTCGATCCAGTAGGGATCGCCGGCGCCGTCGTTGAGGCGTTCTACGGGGAAGCGGATTTCAAGGGCGGCGGGCGATTCGGACATCGGGAGCTCCATGGACAAGCCTGATCAACAAGCCCGGAGTGTAGCAACGCCATCGCGCCCGATTCACGCGACGTTGGCAATACACCGTTTCAGGTAGCGCGGGGGCCGGGGGGACGGCTTGCCGAATGCTCACAGTCCTGTCAAGTTCACGTACTACAATAGGCCGCCCCTGGTTTTCGGTGCGTTCCCGGACCGTTTCATGCTTGCAGAACAACGTCATCAATACATCCTGTCGGAACTCTCCCGTTCGGGCGCCCTGTCGGTCGCCGAACTGGTGCGCACGCTCGGCGTCTCGCGCGAGACCATCCGTCGCGACCTGAACGCGCTCGCCACGCGCGGGCTGGTGGTCACCACGCACGGCGGCGCGCTGGCGGCGGACCGCCGCGAGCCCAGCCTGTCGGAGCGCGAGGCCGCCAATGCCAACGCCAAGCAGGCGATCGGCCGCCGCGCCGCCGACTTCGTGCCCGACGGAGCCTCGCTGCTGCTCGACTCGGGCAGCACCACGCACGCGGTGGCGCTGGCGCTGACCGACCGGCATCGCCTGACGGTCTATACCAACGACTGGCGCATCGCCTTCGCGCTGGCGCGCCGCAACGAGAACCGCGTGACCCTGCTGGGCGGCGAGCTGTCCGACGACGAGGACGCCACCTTCGGCCTCGACACGATCCAGCAACTGGCCCAGTACCACGTCGATTTCGCCTTCGTCGGCGCCGGCGGCGTGACGCCCGACGGCGACCTGACCGACTATTCGCGGATCGCCGCCGAGGTGCGCAGCCGGATGCTCGCCTCGGCCGCCACGGCGGTGGTGGTGGCCGACCATTCGAAGTTCGGCCGCGTCACGCCGGTGCGCATCAACGGCATCGAGAGCACGCGCTACCTCGTCACCGATCGTGCGCCCGAGAAGACGCTGCGCCGCGCCTTCGCCGCGCGCGGTATCGAATTGATCGTGTGTGATGCGTGAGGTGCGATGGGCGGGCGCCTGAAGGCGTGCCGCCCTGGGCCTGCCGGGTGCAGCACCGCGTGGATTACCCACCACCCGCCACTCAATCGAGCGCGTCCTCCCGCGACCCCGTCTTCATGCGATCGACACGAAAACGTCATCGCATCGTCATTGCGCTGGCAAGCGGCCCCGCGACACTGGCCTCTCCACCGAGCCGAGGAGCGAGCCGATGTCCGTCACCGTGCGCAGTTACCTGTCCCCGACCCTGGTCCTGCTGGCCTTCGATTGGCCGCAAGCCGCGAGCCGCGACGACTTCCTGGGTTTCGCGATCCGTCGCACGCCGGGCTTTCGCAGCACCGACGGCCAGACGCGCGCGGCCAGCAGCTGGCTGCCCAACCGGCTGACCTTCGACGGACCGGTGGCCGACACGCAGCGCGACGCGCCCACCGACCAGGCGCCGATCCAGAAGTTCATGTGGTGGGATGCGCGCATCGATCCGCCCGATCGCGGCCAGTCGTTCCGTTACGACGTCTACCCCGTGGTCGGCCATCCCGACCAGTTGCAGGTGCTCGACGCCGAGGCCGGCCATTGCGCGATCACGCTGCCCGAGCACGTGGTGGACGGCATCGGCACCTGGTTCAACCGTGCCGTGGTCAGCTCGCAGGCCTTCTCGCGGCAGGTGGCGGCGCTCGGCCTGGGCCAGCACGACAAGCCCAGCGACGCCCAGGCGCTGGCGCTGCGCACCTGGCTGGCGAACGACCTGCAGCAGGTGTTCGAGCTGATGCTCGAGCCGGCCACGCGCGCGGCTTCGGCCGTCTATCACCTGACCGACACGCTGTGGGCGATCCCGGCCTTCGAGGCCTTCGGCAAGCGGCATGGCAAGCAGGCGCTGGCGATCGTCTACGACGCGCACCTCACCCAGCGCTCGGGCGGCAAGCCGCCGCTGCCCTCGCCGAACCAGCCGGCCGTCGACCTGCTGAAGGACCTCGCGAGCCTCGCGCCGCGAGACCGCACGCGCATCATGCACGACAAGTTCATCGTGACCGATGCCGCAAACGGCGATCCGCAGCCGGCTCGCCTGCTGACCGGCTCGGCCAACTTCACCACCGAGGGCATCACCGAGCAGGCCAACGTGCTGCACAGCTTCGACTCGGCGATCCTGGCCGGGCTCTACAACGATCGCGCGCGCTCGCTGGCCGCCAATCCCTCGATCGCCGACACGGCGAAGCTGAGCCACGGCTGGTCCGAGCCGGCCCGGGTCGGCAGCGCGAGCGTGCGCGTGGCCTTCTCGCCCGAACCCGGCAAGCAGCGCACCGAGATCGACACGATCGTGGCGGCGATCCAGGCCGCCCGGCATTCCGTGGTGTTCTGCCTGTTCATGCCGACCGACGCGCCGCTGCGCGATGCCTGCTTCGCGGCCGGCGACGCGGGGCGGATGATGTTCGGCCTGGTCAACAGCATCAGCGTGAAGGGCGCGCAGGCCGCCGAGGCGAACCAGCAGGACGGCAAGACGCTGAACAGCTCGCAGCTCGCGAACCTCTCGCTCTACCATCGCAGCCGCGAGCAGCGCGACGTGATCGACGCCGAGTATTTCTCGCCGGCCACCGTGCCCGAGGGCTTCGAGCCCGAGATGCGCGTATTCCCGGGCGAGGCCGCGCCGCCGTATCCGCCGGTGGTGATCCACCACAAGTTCATCGTGATCGATGCCGAGGGCGAGAATCCGATCGTCTACACGGGCTCGGCCAACATGAGCTCGAACTCGGAGCACTACAACGACGAGAACCTGCTCGAGATCCGTGACCGCCGCATCGCCGGCACCTATCTGGCCGAATTCCTGCGGCTCTACGAGCACTACCGCGCACGGGCGCTGGCGATCGAGGCCAGGCGCAGCGGCGGCGCCACGCACGCCGACGCGCACCCGAGGCTGAACCTGCAGCCCGATTCACGCTGGGCGAGGAAGTATTTTGTCGAGGGCAGCCCGGAGGCGAAGGCGCGGATCGCGCTGGCGACGCCGGTGCGGGACGTCTGAGGCGGGGAGCGGGATGGGGCGACGGCGCCGCGCCGCGAGGCGCGCGCCGTCCAGGCACGGCTCAGCGCGCGATATGGCCGAGCACGCAGTCGGCGATCATGGTGCGATGCCGCACGCGCAGGCGCGGTGCCGACGGATCGCGGCCGAACGCGGCGCCGAAGGTGTAGCGGTTCGCGACGCGATGGAAGCAGAACGAGCTGATCATCAGATGCAGGTCGAAAGCGTCGACGTCGGCGCGGAAATCGCCGGACTCGACGCCGCGCGCCAGCAGTTCCTCGATGGTCTTGATGATGCTGACATTGCGGTTCTTGAAGGACTTCAACTGCTCGATATACTTCGCGCCATGGATGTTCTCGATCGACACCAGGCGAACGAAATCGCGATGCCGGTCGTGGTAGTCGAAGGTGAACTCGACGAGCCGGCGCATGCCCTCGACGGGGGGCAGTTCGCCCACGTTCAGCTCGAGCTCGAGCGCGCGGATGTCGCCGTAGACCTTCTCCAGCACCGCCTCGTACAGCCCTTCCTTGCTGTCGAAGTAGTAGTAGAGCATCCGCTTGGTGGTGTTGGTGCGTTCCGCGATCGCGTCGACACGCGCACCCGTGAGGCCCATCGCCGAGAACTCCTGGGTCGCGACCTCGAGGATGTTGCGCTTGGTCTGCTCCGGGTCGTACTTGCGACGGGATTCGTCGCGGCGCGTACCGCGGGCCGGCTGCGCGCCCTCGCCGGGCGCGTCGGTGTTGCTACCTTGTTTCATGTGATTGTGTCGGCGGCTGGATCCGGCGCATTCTAGCACGCGGGTTCCGGCGCTCCGGCGCGGTTCCGGGGCGCGTTTCGCGTGCGCCGCAGCGGCGGTGTCATGATCGCTTTCCCCCATTCCGTCGCGCTCGAATCCCGCATGAAGGCCTCCCGAATCCCATGGATCCCGCTGCTCGGCTGGAGCTGCATCGCCCATGCCGGCCCGCTCTCGCCGAGTCTCGCCCCGGGGCAGAATCTCGATCTTTCGTCCTATCGGCTGCAGACGCTCGACGAGCAGCGCCGGTTCAGGGAAGTCGAGCCCGTGGGCACTTATCAGGATGCCTATTTCTTCACCGACGGCGGTACCGGCGAGATGATGTTCCGCGTGCCGTCCGGCGCCGGACATTCGGCGAATTCGGAGTATCCGCGCGTCGAATTGCGCGAGAGCGGAAGCTGGATGATGGACCCGGCCAGCCAGCAAGTGCATGCCGAGAGCATCGAGCTGCGCGTGATGGCCGAGCCGGCCACCGGCAGCCTGATCTTCGCGCAGATCCACGGCGAGAAGGCAGGCGGCTCCGAGGCCCTGAAGCTGCGCTGGCTGAACGGCGACGTGGTGATGGGCGTCAAGCCGCATTACGGGGACCCGGAGCAACGGATTCCCCTGCTGCGCCAGGTGCCGCTGGGCGCGCCGATCGACTGCCGCCTGCGCCTGGTGGGCGACACGGTGTCGGTCGAGGTGAGCAGCGGCACGGCCCGGGCGGCGCGCGATTTCCAATACGCGGCCGATTCGTGGCGCGACATCCCGGTGTACTTCAAGGTGGGGAATTACTCGCAGGACAGGCGCGAGGACGGCAGCACGAGCGTGGTGGCGGTGCGCCGCCTGACGCTGACTCGCTAAGCGGCCCGCCTCGGCCGCGAGGCCGGCTCAGCCCTGGCCCTTGGCGGGCGGCGCCGGGCGCGCCAGCCTGGCTTGTCGGCGCGCCCTCTCGTTGATGACCTGATGACGGCGGTGGTCCGTCATCTTGTTCCAGCCCCGGATTTCCTCGCGCGTGCGCAGGCAGCCGATGCAGAGCCCGGTCTTGCCGTCGAACCTGCAGATCTCGACGCAAGGCGATTTGACCGCCATCGCTCAGGCTCCGGCGGGGGCCGCGTTGACCTCGATCGTCAGGTGCGACAGATCCTGGAAGCGCGCGAGCGCCGAGCGATAGAAGCCCGGGTCGCGCCGCGCCTCGCGGGTGGCCACCGAGACGATCGCGCTCATGTGGCCGGGGCCGACGCGCCAGACATGCAGGTCGAGCACGGTATCGCCCTGGTCCTCGATCACGTGGCGCACGTTCTCGGCCATGCGCTGGCCGGGATCCATGTCGAGCAGGATGCCGCCCGTGTCGCGTATCAGGCCCCACGACCAGTTGGCGATCACCAGCGCGCCGATCACGCCGGCCAGCGGGTCCATCCACAGCCAGCCGAAGGCGCGCGCCAGCAGCAGGCCGACGATGGCCAGCACCGACACCGCCGCGTCGGCGATCACGTGGAAGTAGGCGGCGCGCAGGTTGTGATCGCGATGCGTGGCGGCCGGAGCCTGGTGGTGATCGTGATCGTCATGATCCCGATGTCCGCCGTGAGGTTCGTGAGCATGACCGTGAGCGTGGCCATGGTCGTGGTCGTGATGCCCGCCGCCCAGCAGCCAGACGCTGGCGAGGTTGACCAGCAGCCCCAGCACGGCGATCGGGATGGCCTCGCCGAAGTGGATCGGCACCGGCGCGAAGAAGCGCGCGACGGCCTCGTAGCCGATCAGCAGCGCGATCATGGCGAGCACGATCGCGCTGCTGAAGCCCGCCAGGTCGCCCAGCTTGCCGGTGCCGAACACGAAGCGCCGGTCGGTGGCGTGGCGGCGCGCATAGGTGTAGGCCAGCGCGGCGATCAGCATGGCGCCGGCATGGGTGGACATGTGCAGGCCGTCGGCGACCAGCGCCAGCGAGCCGAACAGGCTGCCGCCGACGATCTCCGCCACCATCATCGCGCCGCACAGCGCGATCACCATCCAGGTCCTGCGTTCGTTGTCCCGGTGAGACTCGCCGAGGAATACATGCTCGTGCCGCGCGCCGGCGGCGGACTGATTGGTTCTGCCCATGCTCGCCCCTTACTTGAAATAGCTGTGGATGATCTCGACCAACTGCTCGGTGCCGCTGCCGTGCCCGTGGTCGGGCTGCGCGTCGACCAGGTGCGTGCGGATGTGATCCTCGAGCACCACGGCCAGCAGGCCGTTCATCGCGCCGCGGGTGCTGGTGACGAGCTGCAGCACATCCATGCAGCCGCGCTCCTCCACGAGCGCGCGCTCGATCGCCTCGACCTGCCCCTTGATGCGGCGGATCCGGTTCAG
It contains:
- a CDS encoding porin, which gives rise to MTTTTLRHTALSIAAAVTTLFAVTAHAQSSVTLYGLIDEGLNFTSNAGGHSAYQLASGDTGGSRWGLKGNEDLGGGNHAVFLLENGFNVNTGKLGQDGSEFGRQAYVGLSSDHYGTLTLGRQYDITIDPLGYTSLTAAGNWAGDVATVPFDNNNEDWDFRVNNSVKYVSPTWNGLTFEAMYGFSNTTGFSNNRLWGATLNYQNGGLTAAASYLRMNNQGSTSTGAVSSGDLFNGSSEQNIGAAVSYRFTKVLVAASYSHVDVYNPTSNVWLSNSALPNGAAWNAWKFDNIEVNSQYYFNSAFWLGASYTFTIAHLHAQDGDFTPKYHQLALMLDYDLSKRTSLYVQGAYQHAVSAHTGTSFDDAQIIDASAGASSGVNQTVVRIGMLHRF
- a CDS encoding LysE family translocator; protein product: MLIDWHAVLTVLSVYVVGVVIPGPNFVAVAHKAASSTRAAALAMVGGIVSVNLFWASCAILGVGIVFTAFPWIAIAVKLLGAGYLIWFGSRLVLNAKAAPSPAPAAAEAAGPVDHRRAFVQGVATNIANPKSIAFFAAVFASATPAHVTWPTFGAMLSMVLVVASSWYGFVAVVLSHPEVASAYRRGKAWADRICGGVIVALGLRQLIR
- the nadE gene encoding ammonia-dependent NAD(+) synthetase codes for the protein MTRPDYAARQRAIAAELLVAPSFDAAEEAERRIGFLADYLRSTGLSTYVLGISGGVDSSTAGRLAQLAVERLRASGYDARFIAMRLPYGVQRDEEDAQRALAFVAADENLTVDVRPAADGMLAATAASGLVFRDEAQQDFVHGNIKARERMIAQYAVAGARRGIVIGTDHAAESVMGFFTKFGDGGADILPLAGLTKRRVRAVARHLGGADALVMKVPTADLEALRPLLPDETAYGVTYDQIDDFLEGKPVDDHVYETVLRFYDATRHKRALPYTLHDWPGAAA
- a CDS encoding DMT family transporter — encoded protein: MSALLAAAAFVALWSTGFIVARAIHPYADPNLYLLARFGGTALLFAMIALASRARWPARREWGRQLLAGALLQGVYLGASYWAVAQGLPAGVMALLGALQPLATAVLAVPLFGERLPARGWAGMALGVAGVALVLAPKLAAPGATATAHGAAGASAFTVLVAVLSIASITAGSLYQKSAVARTDLCTAVALQNAGAALVAAAFALALGETHWQPAPTLWLGLAWGIAMLSGGAIVLFVWLLRHGGAARATSLMFLAPPLAALQGYWLFGETLGALQLAGFAVALAGVALARWSR
- a CDS encoding DeoR/GlpR family DNA-binding transcription regulator — its product is MLAEQRHQYILSELSRSGALSVAELVRTLGVSRETIRRDLNALATRGLVVTTHGGALAADRREPSLSEREAANANAKQAIGRRAADFVPDGASLLLDSGSTTHAVALALTDRHRLTVYTNDWRIAFALARRNENRVTLLGGELSDDEDATFGLDTIQQLAQYHVDFAFVGAGGVTPDGDLTDYSRIAAEVRSRMLASAATAVVVADHSKFGRVTPVRINGIESTRYLVTDRAPEKTLRRAFAARGIELIVCDA
- a CDS encoding phospholipase D-like domain-containing protein, with translation MSVTVRSYLSPTLVLLAFDWPQAASRDDFLGFAIRRTPGFRSTDGQTRAASSWLPNRLTFDGPVADTQRDAPTDQAPIQKFMWWDARIDPPDRGQSFRYDVYPVVGHPDQLQVLDAEAGHCAITLPEHVVDGIGTWFNRAVVSSQAFSRQVAALGLGQHDKPSDAQALALRTWLANDLQQVFELMLEPATRAASAVYHLTDTLWAIPAFEAFGKRHGKQALAIVYDAHLTQRSGGKPPLPSPNQPAVDLLKDLASLAPRDRTRIMHDKFIVTDAANGDPQPARLLTGSANFTTEGITEQANVLHSFDSAILAGLYNDRARSLAANPSIADTAKLSHGWSEPARVGSASVRVAFSPEPGKQRTEIDTIVAAIQAARHSVVFCLFMPTDAPLRDACFAAGDAGRMMFGLVNSISVKGAQAAEANQQDGKTLNSSQLANLSLYHRSREQRDVIDAEYFSPATVPEGFEPEMRVFPGEAAPPYPPVVIHHKFIVIDAEGENPIVYTGSANMSSNSEHYNDENLLEIRDRRIAGTYLAEFLRLYEHYRARALAIEARRSGGATHADAHPRLNLQPDSRWARKYFVEGSPEAKARIALATPVRDV
- a CDS encoding TetR family transcriptional regulator yields the protein MKQGSNTDAPGEGAQPARGTRRDESRRKYDPEQTKRNILEVATQEFSAMGLTGARVDAIAERTNTTKRMLYYYFDSKEGLYEAVLEKVYGDIRALELELNVGELPPVEGMRRLVEFTFDYHDRHRDFVRLVSIENIHGAKYIEQLKSFKNRNVSIIKTIEELLARGVESGDFRADVDAFDLHLMISSFCFHRVANRYTFGAAFGRDPSAPRLRVRHRTMIADCVLGHIAR
- a CDS encoding polysaccharide lyase family 7 protein — its product is MKASRIPWIPLLGWSCIAHAGPLSPSLAPGQNLDLSSYRLQTLDEQRRFREVEPVGTYQDAYFFTDGGTGEMMFRVPSGAGHSANSEYPRVELRESGSWMMDPASQQVHAESIELRVMAEPATGSLIFAQIHGEKAGGSEALKLRWLNGDVVMGVKPHYGDPEQRIPLLRQVPLGAPIDCRLRLVGDTVSVEVSSGTARAARDFQYAADSWRDIPVYFKVGNYSQDRREDGSTSVVAVRRLTLTR
- a CDS encoding DUF1289 domain-containing protein → MAVKSPCVEICRFDGKTGLCIGCLRTREEIRGWNKMTDHRRHQVINERARRQARLARPAPPAKGQG
- the dmeF gene encoding CDF family Co(II)/Ni(II) efflux transporter DmeF, which encodes MGRTNQSAAGARHEHVFLGESHRDNERRTWMVIALCGAMMVAEIVGGSLFGSLALVADGLHMSTHAGAMLIAALAYTYARRHATDRRFVFGTGKLGDLAGFSSAIVLAMIALLIGYEAVARFFAPVPIHFGEAIPIAVLGLLVNLASVWLLGGGHHDHDHGHAHGHAHEPHGGHRDHDDHDHHQAPAATHRDHNLRAAYFHVIADAAVSVLAIVGLLLARAFGWLWMDPLAGVIGALVIANWSWGLIRDTGGILLDMDPGQRMAENVRHVIEDQGDTVLDLHVWRVGPGHMSAIVSVATREARRDPGFYRSALARFQDLSHLTIEVNAAPAGA
- a CDS encoding metal/formaldehyde-sensitive transcriptional repressor; this encodes MSHTIREKQKLLNRIRRIKGQVEAIERALVEERGCMDVLQLVTSTRGAMNGLLAVVLEDHIRTHLVDAQPDHGHGSGTEQLVEIIHSYFK